A genomic window from Chitinophaga pollutisoli includes:
- a CDS encoding beta-ketoacyl-[acyl-carrier-protein] synthase family protein, with product MAERVLITGMGMVSAIGNNVEENFRSLRAQRTGIGYAQYVDTIHAGKLPVGEVKCSSEELAEMAGLTDATGFTRTTLLGLVAMQEALFSAGINDARDTPTAFINASTVGGMCDTEKIYFDILDPEKEGTFLQLIDTLDCADCTQRIADRVGFTTYVTTISTACSSSANALMYGARLIRAGLVERAVCGGTEALTRFTINGFNSLKNIDKRHCMPFDKDRNGLNLGEGAAYLVLESESFAQRRKARPMAELSGWCNTNEAFHPTSPSPEGDGAFEAMRKALAMSGRTVADVQYINVHGTATLNNDVSEGRALERLFGDDVPSFSSTKPFTGHTLAAAGAIEAIYSVLSINRQMIWPNLNFTGRMEELRISPETRLLEASPVQNVVSNSFGFGGNNASLVISKYGN from the coding sequence ATGGCAGAACGTGTGCTGATAACAGGGATGGGTATGGTCTCCGCCATCGGGAATAACGTGGAGGAGAATTTCCGCAGCCTCCGGGCGCAACGGACCGGCATCGGGTATGCGCAATATGTGGATACCATTCATGCGGGCAAGTTACCGGTAGGCGAGGTAAAGTGCAGCTCGGAGGAATTAGCGGAAATGGCCGGTCTGACCGACGCCACCGGCTTCACCCGAACCACGCTCCTCGGGCTGGTGGCCATGCAGGAAGCTTTGTTTTCCGCGGGCATCAACGATGCCCGCGACACTCCCACCGCATTCATCAACGCCTCTACGGTAGGCGGCATGTGCGATACCGAGAAAATTTACTTCGATATCCTCGACCCCGAAAAAGAAGGAACCTTCCTGCAGCTCATCGATACGCTGGACTGCGCGGATTGCACCCAGCGCATCGCCGACCGGGTGGGCTTCACTACATACGTTACCACGATCAGCACCGCATGTTCTTCTTCCGCCAATGCGCTGATGTACGGCGCGCGGCTTATCCGCGCGGGGCTCGTGGAAAGGGCGGTATGCGGCGGAACGGAGGCCCTTACGCGTTTTACCATCAACGGATTCAACTCACTGAAGAATATCGACAAGCGACACTGCATGCCTTTCGATAAAGACCGCAATGGCCTGAACCTCGGAGAAGGCGCGGCATACCTGGTGCTGGAATCGGAAAGTTTCGCGCAGCGCCGCAAGGCAAGGCCCATGGCCGAACTGAGCGGGTGGTGCAATACCAACGAGGCCTTCCACCCCACATCTCCCTCCCCCGAGGGCGACGGCGCGTTTGAGGCCATGCGGAAAGCGCTGGCCATGAGCGGGCGCACGGTGGCGGATGTGCAGTACATCAACGTTCATGGTACGGCAACGTTGAATAACGACGTGTCGGAAGGCCGGGCTTTGGAGCGGCTCTTCGGAGACGACGTTCCTTCGTTCAGTTCCACCAAACCTTTTACCGGTCATACCCTCGCGGCAGCCGGAGCCATAGAGGCCATCTATTCCGTGTTGTCGATCAACCGGCAGATGATATGGCCGAACCTTAATTTTACCGGGCGCATGGAAGAGCTGCGCATCTCGCCGGAAACACGCCTGCTGGAAGCGTCGCCCGTGCAAAACGTGGTGTCCAACTCCTTCGGGTTTGGCGGCAACAATGCATCACTCGTGATCAGTAAGTATGGAAATTAA
- a CDS encoding BtrH N-terminal domain-containing protein translates to MTQFSHTQTAHCESGVISNLFGHHGLHISEPMAFGIGAGIFFGHLPFVKVNGVPGSTYRIWPGAIFARACKRLGVEMESHKFGSVDKAMKALDQMIDKGVPVGMQSSVYYLPYFPESYRFHFNAHNLVVYGKDGDDYLVSDPIMDTVTRIDTESLIRARFAKGFPAPKGKMYYPLNVPQEVDFNEPIKAGIAQACHYMLKIPVPMFGVKGIRFLANRVKDYPAKVGDRRAALYLGNIIRMQEEIGTGGAGFRFMYAAFLQEAGSLLDKPELNDIGRELTIVGDSWRNFAANAGRVCKARSADNVSYGELSKMLVQIAGQEENVFRRLSTVKL, encoded by the coding sequence ATGACACAATTCAGCCACACGCAAACCGCCCACTGTGAAAGCGGCGTAATATCCAACCTCTTCGGCCATCATGGTCTCCACATCAGCGAGCCCATGGCCTTTGGTATCGGGGCGGGTATTTTTTTCGGCCACCTGCCTTTCGTGAAAGTGAACGGGGTGCCCGGCTCCACCTACCGCATCTGGCCCGGCGCCATCTTCGCCCGCGCCTGTAAAAGGCTCGGCGTGGAAATGGAATCGCACAAGTTCGGCAGTGTCGATAAAGCCATGAAAGCCCTCGACCAGATGATCGACAAGGGCGTTCCGGTGGGCATGCAGTCCAGCGTGTACTATCTTCCCTACTTCCCCGAATCCTACCGTTTCCATTTCAACGCCCATAACCTCGTAGTATATGGAAAAGACGGAGACGACTACCTCGTTTCCGATCCGATCATGGACACCGTTACCCGGATCGATACCGAAAGCCTCATCCGCGCCCGCTTCGCAAAAGGGTTTCCTGCCCCCAAAGGGAAGATGTATTACCCCTTGAACGTTCCGCAGGAAGTGGACTTCAATGAACCCATCAAGGCCGGCATCGCGCAGGCATGCCATTACATGCTCAAAATCCCCGTGCCCATGTTCGGCGTGAAAGGCATCCGCTTCCTCGCCAACCGGGTGAAAGACTACCCCGCTAAAGTGGGCGACCGCCGCGCGGCGCTCTACCTGGGCAATATCATCCGCATGCAGGAAGAAATCGGGACCGGCGGCGCAGGGTTCCGCTTCATGTACGCCGCATTCCTCCAGGAAGCCGGATCTCTCCTTGATAAACCCGAACTGAACGATATCGGCCGCGAGCTCACCATCGTTGGCGACAGCTGGCGTAACTTCGCCGCAAATGCCGGGCGCGTCTGCAAAGCCCGCTCAGCTGACAACGTTTCGTACGGCGAACTGAGCAAAATGCTTGTTCAAATCGCCGGCCAGGAAGAAAATGTATTCCGCCGCTTGTCCACCGTTAAACTCTGA
- a CDS encoding ABC transporter permease, which translates to MLRIIATIRKEWLLLRRDKAGLALLFAMPLVLITVMALIQDAPFKDYQEVQFDILTVDNDHGRLARYVREGLQQGGQFHVIDSIDGQPLSEEQAKEMVAEGKYKISITIPKGATAEIVSNANKIVNDISKRMGLPSQLPVKALSNDSLAVQLYFDPAAKKAFKSAIHQALDNFLTQVETDLLLERIQLQLRSRDSLNQDTFPAIRLKAVALRETSLGEGKQIDVISNSVQHNVPAWSIFAMFFIVIPIAGNMIREREDGSLVRMKLIPGNFLSVLTGKLLFFVGICTVQFYLMILVGLYLLPQLGLPKLQVGVDHAAGFLVAASIGVTATAYGILIGTIFKTPNQALNFGAVSIVILSAIGGIWIPLEIMPESMQLIGRLSPLSWGLDAINDIYLRNGHIRYVLPDLAKLLGCGGAMLLVAAVVEQRRIG; encoded by the coding sequence ATGTTAAGGATCATCGCCACGATACGCAAAGAATGGTTACTGCTGCGCCGCGACAAAGCGGGGCTGGCGCTGCTGTTCGCCATGCCGCTCGTGCTCATCACCGTGATGGCCCTCATCCAGGACGCGCCTTTCAAAGATTACCAGGAAGTGCAGTTCGATATCCTTACCGTTGATAACGACCATGGCCGGCTGGCGCGGTACGTCCGCGAGGGATTGCAGCAGGGCGGGCAATTCCACGTCATCGATTCCATTGACGGGCAGCCATTGTCGGAAGAACAGGCGAAGGAAATGGTGGCGGAAGGAAAGTATAAGATCAGCATCACCATCCCCAAAGGCGCAACGGCAGAGATCGTCAGTAATGCCAATAAAATTGTAAACGATATTTCGAAAAGAATGGGCCTGCCGTCGCAATTGCCTGTGAAGGCCCTGTCCAACGATTCCCTGGCCGTACAGTTGTATTTCGACCCCGCCGCCAAGAAAGCATTCAAAAGCGCGATCCACCAGGCGTTGGATAATTTTCTCACGCAGGTGGAAACCGATCTGCTGCTGGAGCGAATCCAGCTGCAACTCCGCAGCCGCGACAGCCTTAACCAGGATACTTTCCCCGCCATCCGCCTCAAAGCCGTGGCGCTCCGGGAAACAAGCCTGGGAGAGGGAAAGCAAATTGATGTGATTTCCAATTCTGTACAACACAACGTTCCGGCCTGGAGCATTTTTGCGATGTTCTTCATCGTGATCCCTATTGCGGGGAATATGATCCGGGAGCGGGAAGACGGGAGCCTTGTGCGGATGAAACTCATCCCCGGCAATTTCCTGTCGGTGCTGACGGGCAAACTGTTGTTTTTCGTCGGCATTTGTACCGTACAGTTTTACCTGATGATCCTTGTGGGATTGTACCTGCTGCCGCAGCTGGGATTGCCCAAATTGCAGGTAGGTGTGGACCATGCCGCAGGATTTCTGGTGGCCGCCAGCATCGGTGTAACGGCCACGGCATACGGGATACTGATCGGCACGATTTTCAAGACCCCTAACCAGGCGCTCAATTTCGGTGCGGTGAGCATTGTGATCCTGAGCGCTATCGGCGGCATCTGGATTCCGTTGGAGATCATGCCGGAATCGATGCAGCTGATCGGCCGGTTGTCGCCCCTCAGCTGGGGCCTGGATGCCATCAACGACATTTACTTGCGTAACGGCCATATCCGGTATGTGCTCCCAGATCTGGCGAAGCTGCTGGGATGCGGCGGGGCCATGCTGCTGGTGGCCGCTGTGGTAGAGCAACGCAGGATCGGATAA
- a CDS encoding beta-ketoacyl synthase chain length factor: MEIKCYIQASAAISPQQSFEGSYEPQFLPLTERNLLRVQEPGYAGFIPPNSLRRMSRLLKMGLTTALQCLRNANSPVPGAIITGTGRGSLQDTEKFLHDIRTYEETALNPTPFIQSTYNSVNGLIALQQQCTDYNNTFVHRGFSFEHALLDSLLQIQEGAESVLTGGFDEMTIEHFFIKSRIGYWKSVLTQPAEMLASGTPGAIAGEGATFFLIGTNPAAVELKGMQMLYKPDAAQVTESLTQFLVKHGVESEAIDLFVSGRSGDVRFDHFYDIAEGSLPASIAKVHFKQFCGEYDTAAAFGMWTATQELLSGRHKTALLYNHFYGEQHTFILLKQH, translated from the coding sequence ATGGAAATTAAGTGCTACATACAGGCCAGCGCGGCGATATCCCCGCAACAGAGCTTTGAAGGAAGTTATGAGCCGCAATTCCTGCCGCTCACCGAGCGCAACCTCCTGCGCGTGCAGGAGCCGGGATATGCCGGATTCATTCCGCCTAACAGCCTGCGCCGTATGAGCCGCTTGCTGAAAATGGGGCTCACCACAGCACTTCAGTGCCTGCGCAATGCCAATTCCCCTGTTCCCGGCGCCATCATCACCGGTACGGGTCGCGGCAGCCTGCAAGACACAGAGAAGTTCCTTCACGATATCCGCACGTATGAAGAAACGGCCCTCAACCCCACGCCGTTTATCCAGTCGACCTACAATTCCGTGAACGGACTGATTGCCCTGCAACAGCAATGCACAGATTACAACAATACTTTTGTACACCGCGGCTTCTCCTTCGAACACGCCCTGCTCGACTCGCTGCTGCAAATTCAGGAAGGTGCGGAAAGCGTGCTGACGGGTGGTTTCGATGAAATGACCATCGAGCATTTCTTCATCAAAAGCCGCATCGGTTACTGGAAGTCCGTGCTCACCCAGCCAGCGGAGATGCTCGCGTCCGGTACGCCGGGCGCCATTGCCGGGGAGGGCGCAACGTTCTTCCTGATCGGAACAAACCCGGCGGCAGTTGAGCTGAAAGGGATGCAGATGCTTTATAAGCCGGATGCAGCGCAGGTAACGGAGAGCCTCACACAATTCCTCGTAAAGCATGGTGTTGAAAGCGAAGCCATAGATTTGTTCGTAAGCGGCCGCAGCGGTGATGTGCGATTCGATCATTTTTATGATATCGCCGAAGGATCACTGCCGGCTTCCATTGCGAAGGTACACTTCAAGCAATTTTGCGGGGAATACGATACCGCAGCGGCATTCGGGATGTGGACCGCCACGCAGGAATTACTTTCCGGGCGCCACAAAACAGCCCTCCTGTACAATCATTTCTACGGAGAACAACATACGTTCATCCTCCTGAAACAGCATTAA
- a CDS encoding phosphopantetheine-binding protein, whose product MTIFITAVKQLILPAGIRHRRKTYNNMEALKLKLKQQIIEALNLQDTKPEDIDDNAPLFGEGLGLDSIDSLELMVLLERNYKIKVEDPREGRKILQSVQSMAEFIMSKQAA is encoded by the coding sequence ATAACAATTTTCATAACAGCGGTAAAACAACTAATTTTACCCGCTGGAATACGCCACAGGCGTAAAACCTACAACAACATGGAAGCATTAAAACTGAAACTCAAACAGCAGATTATCGAAGCGCTGAACCTTCAGGATACCAAACCGGAAGACATTGACGACAATGCCCCCCTGTTCGGCGAAGGCCTCGGCCTCGACAGCATCGACTCGCTGGAACTGATGGTGCTGCTGGAAAGAAACTACAAGATCAAAGTGGAAGACCCGCGTGAAGGCCGTAAAATCCTTCAGAGCGTACAATCCATGGCGGAATTCATCATGAGCAAACAGGCGGCCTGA
- a CDS encoding ABC transporter ATP-binding protein, with product MNSIAVKDLQKTYAGALVPSLSGLSCAFAEGKIAGLLGPNGAGKTTTISILCGLVEPTGGSVEILGMAQTPANREAIKRVIGVVPQRIALYPQLTAFENLRYFGNLYGFSGRPLKDKIMHHLEAFGLEKAAHKETGKFSGGMKRRANIIASILHEPRLLVLDEPTAGVDVQSRSMILQFLRDYNAKGNSVIYTSHLLEEAEQICDEVAIIDEGKLVTQGTPSGLIGRHGHCRNLEDVFLHYTGHAVRD from the coding sequence ATGAACAGCATTGCCGTGAAGGATCTGCAGAAAACCTACGCAGGAGCACTGGTCCCCAGTCTCTCCGGGCTTTCGTGCGCATTCGCGGAAGGGAAGATCGCCGGCCTCCTGGGGCCAAACGGCGCCGGTAAAACCACGACGATCTCCATCCTTTGCGGACTGGTGGAACCTACCGGCGGTTCCGTCGAAATCCTTGGCATGGCGCAAACACCCGCCAACCGGGAAGCCATCAAAAGGGTTATCGGTGTGGTGCCCCAGCGGATCGCGCTTTACCCGCAGCTCACGGCTTTCGAAAACCTCCGCTACTTTGGGAATCTGTACGGCTTCAGCGGCCGCCCGCTAAAAGATAAAATCATGCACCATCTCGAAGCGTTCGGGCTGGAGAAAGCGGCGCATAAGGAAACCGGGAAGTTTTCTGGCGGGATGAAACGGCGCGCCAACATCATCGCGTCGATCCTCCATGAGCCCAGGCTCCTGGTGCTCGACGAGCCCACGGCCGGGGTAGATGTGCAGTCGCGCAGCATGATCCTGCAGTTCCTGCGGGATTACAACGCGAAAGGAAACAGTGTAATTTATACATCACACCTGCTCGAAGAAGCAGAACAGATATGTGACGAAGTGGCCATCATCGACGAAGGGAAACTGGTGACCCAGGGTACGCCCTCCGGCCTGATCGGCCGCCACGGCCATTGCCGCAACCTGGAAGACGTGTTCCTCCATTACACCGGCCATGCCGTGCGGGATTAA
- a CDS encoding beta-ketoacyl-ACP synthase III translates to MKEVYITRLSKFLPNEPVANEEMESILGMVDGKPSRARNIILGNNKIKTRYYAQDKAGNSTHTNAEMTANAVQSLFDDKFPITEMQLLACGTTSPDQMLPNHAAMVHGILKCQPVELIAATGACAAGMQAFKYAWMSVKCGNTANAVSTGSEKFSAWLLSRNFEPETENLKNLTENPIIAFEKDFLRWMLSDGASAALFQDTPNEEGLSLRVDWVEIASYAHELETCMYAGAVKNEDGSTKGWTDMTPEEWSANSVFSFKQDTRLLGKNIVPSGAKMWKQLVEKYNIDIDKLTWFLPHLSSEFFRSKIDEEINRVGAYIPQEKWFTNLTRVGNVGTASPYFMLEELLNQGKLKKGDTIVMMVPESARFSYAYAGITVV, encoded by the coding sequence ATGAAAGAAGTATATATAACGAGGCTCTCCAAATTTTTGCCGAACGAGCCGGTAGCGAATGAAGAAATGGAAAGCATCCTCGGTATGGTGGATGGTAAACCTTCCCGGGCGAGAAATATCATCCTGGGAAACAACAAGATCAAGACGCGTTATTACGCACAGGACAAAGCAGGCAACAGCACGCACACCAACGCGGAGATGACCGCCAATGCCGTACAGTCACTTTTCGACGATAAATTTCCGATCACCGAAATGCAGCTCCTGGCCTGCGGCACAACCAGCCCCGACCAGATGCTGCCCAACCACGCCGCCATGGTGCACGGCATCCTGAAATGCCAGCCCGTGGAGCTCATCGCCGCCACCGGTGCTTGCGCCGCCGGCATGCAAGCCTTCAAATACGCCTGGATGTCCGTGAAATGCGGCAATACGGCCAACGCTGTGAGCACCGGCTCCGAGAAATTCTCCGCCTGGCTGCTCTCCCGCAACTTCGAACCGGAAACGGAAAACCTGAAAAATCTCACCGAAAATCCCATCATCGCCTTCGAAAAAGACTTCCTCCGCTGGATGCTCTCCGATGGCGCCAGCGCCGCCCTGTTCCAGGACACACCCAACGAAGAAGGGCTCAGCCTGCGGGTAGATTGGGTGGAAATCGCTTCCTACGCCCATGAACTGGAAACCTGCATGTATGCCGGCGCGGTGAAAAATGAAGACGGTTCCACCAAAGGCTGGACCGACATGACGCCGGAAGAGTGGTCCGCCAACAGCGTGTTCTCCTTCAAACAGGATACCCGCCTGCTCGGCAAGAACATCGTGCCTTCCGGTGCTAAAATGTGGAAACAGCTGGTGGAGAAATACAACATCGACATCGACAAGCTCACCTGGTTCCTGCCGCACCTCTCTTCCGAATTCTTCCGTTCGAAGATCGATGAGGAGATTAATCGCGTGGGAGCGTATATCCCGCAGGAGAAATGGTTTACCAACCTCACCCGCGTGGGCAACGTAGGCACGGCTTCCCCGTATTTCATGCTGGAGGAACTGCTGAACCAGGGCAAACTGAAAAAAGGTGATACGATCGTGATGATGGTGCCCGAAAGCGCGCGTTTCTCTTACGCATACGCAGGCATCACCGTCGTTTAA